Proteins from a single region of Clostridia bacterium:
- a CDS encoding RNA-binding transcriptional accessory protein: MNYSEVIAKQFNVKEEYVGNIIALLDEGNTIPFIARYRKEAHGTMDDQLIRQIADKLTYLRNLDARREEVRGLITEQGNMTDEISAALDKAATLAEIDDIYRPFRPKRKTRASVAKEKGLEPLAKELLAGQSGNADPLGLAAKYIDAEKGVETAEDALQGAKDIIAEDVSDNAEVRRRIRNLVMLGGRLDSKAADESAESVYEQYYDFSQPVRDVAGHRVLAVNRGEKEGFLKVSIGMDDEKPLNSIRSLYVRGETPCAAAVAEACEDSYSRLIFPSIEREIRAELTDSASEGAIKLFGANLRQLLLQPPVKGKVAMGLDPGYRTGCKVAVVDGTGKVLDTSVVYLTHGEAQAEKSKRILKDLIKKHGVEIIAIGNGTASKETELFTANLLHELTNKVSYMVVSEAGASVYSASKLAAEEMPDFDLTLRSAVSIARRLQDPLAELVKIEPKAIGVGQYQHDMPPKRLDEALDGVVEDCVNSVGAELNTASPALLSHIAGITPALSKNIVAYREENGRFKSRSELKKVPKLGPKAFEQCAGFLRVADGADPLDNTGVHPESYAAAKALLKRFGLTPADVAAGKAASAAESLTPASIAKLAAELGVGEPTLADIVKELAKPGRDPRDELPPPLLRTDVLAMEDLREGMTLKGTVRNVIDFGAFVDIGVHQDGLVHVSQISDKFVKHPSEVVSVGDVVTVRVLGVDLKKKRISLSMKTVVEN, translated from the coding sequence ATGAACTATTCCGAAGTAATCGCAAAGCAGTTCAACGTAAAAGAAGAATACGTCGGCAACATAATCGCCCTTCTCGACGAGGGCAACACGATCCCTTTCATCGCGCGCTACCGCAAGGAGGCGCACGGCACGATGGACGACCAGCTCATCCGTCAGATCGCGGATAAGCTGACCTACCTGCGCAACCTCGACGCGCGGCGCGAGGAGGTGCGCGGGCTGATAACGGAGCAGGGGAATATGACCGATGAGATCTCCGCCGCGCTCGACAAGGCCGCGACGCTCGCCGAGATCGACGACATCTACCGCCCCTTCCGCCCGAAGCGCAAAACGCGCGCCTCCGTCGCTAAGGAAAAGGGACTTGAACCCTTAGCGAAGGAGCTTCTCGCGGGGCAGAGCGGAAACGCCGATCCGCTCGGGCTCGCCGCGAAGTATATCGACGCGGAAAAGGGAGTCGAAACCGCCGAAGACGCGCTTCAGGGCGCGAAGGATATCATCGCGGAGGACGTTTCCGACAACGCCGAGGTGCGCCGCCGCATTCGCAACCTCGTAATGCTCGGCGGGCGGCTGGACTCCAAAGCCGCCGACGAAAGCGCCGAGAGCGTCTACGAGCAGTATTACGACTTCTCACAGCCCGTCCGCGACGTCGCCGGACATCGCGTCCTCGCGGTCAACAGAGGCGAAAAAGAGGGCTTTTTGAAGGTCTCGATCGGCATGGATGACGAGAAGCCGCTGAATTCGATAAGATCGCTTTACGTCAGAGGCGAAACGCCCTGCGCCGCCGCCGTCGCGGAGGCGTGCGAGGACTCATATTCGCGCCTGATATTCCCGTCGATAGAGAGGGAGATACGCGCCGAGCTGACCGACTCCGCGTCCGAAGGCGCGATAAAGCTTTTCGGCGCGAATCTGCGCCAGCTGCTGCTTCAGCCGCCGGTCAAGGGCAAGGTTGCCATGGGGCTCGACCCTGGCTACCGCACCGGCTGCAAGGTTGCCGTCGTCGACGGCACCGGCAAGGTGCTCGACACCTCCGTCGTCTACCTCACTCACGGCGAGGCGCAGGCGGAAAAGTCAAAGCGTATACTTAAAGACCTCATCAAAAAGCACGGCGTTGAAATTATCGCGATAGGGAACGGCACGGCATCGAAAGAAACGGAATTGTTTACCGCAAACCTGCTTCACGAGTTGACAAATAAAGTGTCGTATATGGTGGTCAGCGAGGCGGGCGCGTCGGTCTATTCGGCGTCCAAGCTCGCCGCCGAGGAGATGCCGGACTTCGACCTGACGCTACGCAGCGCCGTTTCGATAGCGCGGCGCCTGCAGGACCCGCTCGCCGAGCTCGTCAAAATCGAGCCGAAGGCGATCGGCGTCGGGCAGTATCAGCACGATATGCCGCCGAAGCGTCTGGACGAGGCGCTCGACGGCGTGGTAGAGGACTGCGTCAACAGCGTCGGCGCGGAGCTCAACACCGCTTCGCCCGCGCTCCTTTCGCACATTGCCGGGATCACTCCCGCGTTGTCGAAAAATATCGTCGCATACCGCGAGGAGAACGGCCGCTTCAAGTCCAGAAGCGAGCTGAAAAAGGTCCCGAAGCTCGGGCCGAAAGCGTTCGAGCAGTGCGCGGGCTTCCTGCGCGTAGCGGACGGCGCCGACCCGCTCGACAACACCGGCGTGCATCCGGAATCCTACGCCGCCGCGAAGGCGCTGCTGAAGCGATTCGGGCTCACGCCCGCGGACGTCGCGGCAGGCAAAGCCGCCTCCGCCGCGGAGTCGCTCACTCCCGCGTCGATCGCGAAGCTCGCCGCCGAGCTCGGCGTCGGCGAACCGACCCTCGCGGATATAGTCAAAGAGCTCGCGAAGCCCGGGCGCGACCCACGCGACGAGCTTCCGCCGCCGCTGCTCCGCACGGACGTGCTCGCGATGGAGGATCTGCGCGAAGGGATGACGCTGAAGGGTACCGTCCGCAACGTCATCGACTTCGGCGCCTTCGTCGATATCGGCGTCCACCAGGACGGGCTCGTCCACGTTTCGCAGATCAGCGATAAGTTCGTCAAGCACCCGTCCGAAGTCGTCTCCGTCGGCGACGTCGTGACCGTCCGCGTGCTCGGCGTCGACCTCAAAAAGAAGCGCATCAGTCTTTCGATGAAAACCGTCGTCGAAAACTGA